From a region of the Haematobia irritans isolate KBUSLIRL chromosome 4, ASM5000362v1, whole genome shotgun sequence genome:
- the LOC142235341 gene encoding uncharacterized protein LOC142235341: MRLEKPSLHLLYRENLMNIYRQSFSAIINAQAKAVPLRSKTICPKNRPWFTHQVANALRVRDVAYRRWKRYRTPELRGEYCDARRKAQDEIKKAKSEYYMSKFGDAVGSRRIWGLVRELDVGRKDSYVDDESIDVDDINAKFLDIPMRDADSSFYDMTTVAFDDRFEFIGVEEMHVLESIISIRSNSIGADGVDPRIITNSYYPSRWKVARIVPVPKTGGDYRPVAILPFPSKALERVLRDQMDEYLRTNALLTDSQSGFRRKNSCITALVDVSEDIRRFMDERKYVLLVLLDHSKAFDTVDHDLLCAKLRNFFGFSNTSARLISSYLSDRYQYVRIGDRQSQVRLVNRGVPQGSILGPLLFSLYSNDLPTQVRHCRMRMYADDVQLYIGCEPSSIGSCEALLNEDLGRISMWAQANGLTINPMKSKCLVIKGRTVRSRVNVDIRIDNQTIGIVERARNLGVMFNSTLTWSDHITAMCGRVYSILRTLWQSQRCTPLRIRVILAKSFLMSIMLYGCEVFAKCDALSMQRMNRTFNSITRYVYGVRRYDSVSAFSVCLSCQAHNGDFIVCLHSPTHSPYRLVHGYGSMDKVNPGMHHPQKRFLAANLFILWPCLLSVYTTVYPLWLFEFIDFLVVCSTKISSIVSKSKVTILLGYFVKLPHIFYSGGVTFLKFICAASVKRRCVLKFPVNMPTVLRTSVISITGSLLLRSLPLISSY, from the exons ATGAGACTTGAGAAACCTTCGCTACATCTATTATACCGAGAAAATCTAATGAATATTTATAGGCAATCATTTTCGGCGATTATTAATGCTCAAGCCAAAG CGGTGCCATTGAGGAGTAAGACTATATGCCCAAAAAATCGTCCTTGGTTTACGCATCAGGTTGCAAATGCCTTAAGAGTGAGGGATGTTGCCTACAGGAGGTGGAAGAGATATAGGACTCCTGAACTACGCGGTGAGTACTGTGATGCTAGGAGGAAGGCTCAGGATGAGATAAAGAAGGCTAAGTCTGAGTACTATATGTCCAAATTTGGTGATGCTGTTGGATCAAGGCGAATATGGGGTTTGGTACGCGAGCTTGATGTCGGTAGAAAGGATAGTTATGTGGATGATGAATCAATTGATGTTGACGATATTAACGCAAAGTTTTTGGACATTCCCATGCGGGACGCTGATTCCTCCTTCTATGATATGACAACCGTTGCTTTTGATGATCGTTTTGAGTTCATTGGAGTGGAGGAGATGCATGTTCTGGAAAGTATCATATCCATAAGATCGAACTCTATAGGTGCTGATGGTGTAGACCCTAG GATAATAACCAATAGTTATTATCCAAGTAGATGGAAGGTAGCACGGATAGTTCCTGTACCGAAGACAGGCGGAGATTACAGACCCGTAGCGATTCTGCCATTTCCATCAAAGGCACTTGAGCGTGTGTTGAGGGATCAAATGGATGAGTACTTGCGTACGAATGCCTTGTTAACGGACTCACAGTCTGGATTTCGACGGAAGAATAGTTGTATTACAGCCCTTGTTGACGTGTCGGAGGATATCAGGCGCTTTATGGATGAAAGGAAATATGTGTTGCTAGTGCTTTTAGATCATTCTAAAGCATTTGACACCGTAGACCACGAtttactttgtgctaaattaCGCAATTTCTTTGGGTTTTCAAACACGTCGGCAAGATTAATTTCATCATACCTCTCGGATAGGTATCAATATGTCAGGATTGGGGACAGGCAATCACAGGTGCGGTTGGTAAACAGAGGTGTTCCGCAAGGTTCAATTTTAGGACCCTTGCTCTTCTCCCTATACTCTAATGATCTACCTACGCAGGTGAGACATTGTCGGATGCgaatgtatgctgatgatgttCAGTTATATATAGGGTGCGAACCGTCATCAATTGGTAGTTGTGAGGCTCTATTGAATGAGGATCTTGGGAGGATATCAATGTGGGCACAGGCCAATGGTCTTACTATTAACCCAATGAAATCTAAGTGTTTGGTGATTAAAGGGCGAACAGTGAGGTCTAGAGTTAATGTTGACATAAGGATAGATAATCAGACGATTGGGATAGTGGAGCGTGCCAGAAATCTTGGGGTGATGTTCAACAGCACTCTGACGTGGTCTGACCATATTACCGCTATGTGTGGCCGTGTATATTCAATACTTCGGACACTATGGCAGTCACAACGTTGTACTCCGTTAAGAATAAGGGTTATCTTAGCCAAGTCATTCTTGATGTCCATTATGCTTTACGGatgtgaagtttttgctaagtgCGATGCCCTAAGTATGCAGAGAATGAATAGGACGTTCAATAGCATTACCCGCTACGTATATGGTGTACGAAGATATGACAGTGTTTCGGCTTTCTCAGTATGCTT ATCATGTCAAGCGCACAATGGTGATTTCATTGTTTGCCTTCACTCACCCACCCATTCGCCCTATCGATTGGTCCATGGCTATGGGTCTATGGATAAAGTAAATCCTGGCATGCATCATCCACAAAAGAGATTCCTtgctgcaaatttgttta TTTTATGGCCTTGTTTATTGTCGGTATATACGACAGTATATCCTTTGTGGCTATTTGagtttattgattttttggttGTATGCTCtacaaaaatttcctctatAGTGTCCAAGAGTAAAGTAACaat ATTACTTggctattttgtaaaattacccCATATTTTCTATTCTGGTGGTGTCACTTTTCTTAAGTTTATATGCGCTGCTTCGGTTAAGCGCAGGTGTGTCCTGAAATTTCCGGTCAATATGCCTACAGTCCTCCGTACTTCGGTCATTAGTATCACAGGTTCCTTATTGTTACGCTCACTACCATTAATTTCTTCTTACTAG